The Vicinamibacteria bacterium DNA segment AGGGTGCGGATGGCAATGCAGAAGTCCAGGTTCCCGCGCAGGTCGAGATAGCCGAGGGCGCCGCCGTACAGCCCGCGCCTCGCCGGCTCCAGCTCATCGATGATCTCCATGGCCCGGATCTTGGGGGCGCCGGAGAGGGTGCCCGCGGGGAAGACCGCGGCCAGGGCGTCCAGGGCGTCCTTCCCCTCCCCCAGCTCGCCCACCACCGAGCTCACGATGTGAGCCACGTGGCTGTAGCGCTCCACCTTCATGAATTCGGGCACCCTCACGCTCCCGAACCGGCAGACGCGCCCGAGGTCGTTGCGACCCAGGTCGACGAGCATGATGTGCTCGGCCCGCTCCTTCTCATCCGCCAAGAGCTCGCGGGCCAGCGCCTCGTCGCGGGCCGCGGAATCGCCGCGCGGCCGCGTGCCCGCGATGGGCCGGGTTTCCACCTGTCTGCCCTCGACCCGCACCAGCATCTCCGGGGAGGCCCCCGCCACCGTAGTCTCGCGGTCCTTGAGAAAGTACATGTAGGGCGAGGGGTTCACCATGCGCAGGGCGCGGTAGACCCGGAAAGGGTCGAGGTCGCAGGGGACGGTCTGCTGCCGGGAGAGCACGACCTGGAAGATGTCGCCGGCCGCAATGTACTCCTTGGCCCGCTGCACGGTCTCCCGGAAGGAGGCTCCGTCGCTCAGAGCCGCCGGATGCGGGATCCCGCCCGCGCTCGCCTCCGCGCCCGGCCGCCTCTGCCAGCGCAGGTCTTCCTCCAGCCCGTCCAGCACCTCCTGGGCCTGGGCGAAGGCGCGACGGCTGCCGGGCTCGGTGTCCACGATCAGCACCAGGCGTTGTTGGACGTGGTCGAAGGCTACGAGGGAGCGGTAGAAGGCGAAGGAGGCCAGGGGGACGTCCGTGGGTGCGTGCCGGTCGGGAATCCGCTCGAAGAGGCGCACCGCGTCGTAGCTCAGATAACCCACCGCCCCCCCCGTGAAGCGGGGGAGGCCCGGGATCTCGGCAGGGGGCGCTCCCAGGCGCGCGCGCAGGGCCGCGAAGAGACCGCGGGGATCCACCTTCTCCGAACCCCCCTCCCGCACCCAGACTTCGCGCCCCCGCACCTCCAGGGTGGCCAGGGGATCGCGGCCCAGGAACGAGTAGCGGGCCAAGCGCTCGCCCCCCAGCACGCTCTCCAGCAGGAACGCCCGCTCGGCGCGGGCAGAGAGGGCGAGGAAGGCGGAAACCGGGGTCAGGGTGTCGCCGGGGACCTCGCGGAACACGGGGACGGGCCCCCCGCCCGCGGAGAGCCGCTCGTAGTCGTCGAAGGCCAGAGACTTCAAGGCCCGCTCCTTCTCTTCCGGAGCACTCCCATCACCTCCGCTACCGGCACTCCCCGCTGGGCGAGCACGACCAGGAGGTGGAAGAGAAGGTCCGCCGTCTCCTCGGCCAGCCGAAGGTCGCTCTCCCCCTTGGCCGCCAGCACCACCTCCGTGGCCTCCTCCCCCACCTTCTTGAGGACGTGGTCGAGCCCTTTGGCCAGCAGGCGGCCGGTGTACGAGCCCTCGGGAGCG contains these protein-coding regions:
- the trpE gene encoding anthranilate synthase component I, whose amino-acid sequence is MKSLAFDDYERLSAGGGPVPVFREVPGDTLTPVSAFLALSARAERAFLLESVLGGERLARYSFLGRDPLATLEVRGREVWVREGGSEKVDPRGLFAALRARLGAPPAEIPGLPRFTGGAVGYLSYDAVRLFERIPDRHAPTDVPLASFAFYRSLVAFDHVQQRLVLIVDTEPGSRRAFAQAQEVLDGLEEDLRWQRRPGAEASAGGIPHPAALSDGASFRETVQRAKEYIAAGDIFQVVLSRQQTVPCDLDPFRVYRALRMVNPSPYMYFLKDRETTVAGASPEMLVRVEGRQVETRPIAGTRPRGDSAARDEALARELLADEKERAEHIMLVDLGRNDLGRVCRFGSVRVPEFMKVERYSHVAHIVSSVVGELGEGKDALDALAAVFPAGTLSGAPKIRAMEIIDELEPARRGLYGGALGYLDLRGNLDFCIAIRTLVFREGRATLQAGAGIVADSDPGAEERETEAKAGAMFEALGRAGGLP